A single region of the Geobacillus subterraneus genome encodes:
- a CDS encoding beta-ketoacyl-ACP synthase III, which translates to MGAGIIGVGRYVPEKVLTNADLEKMMDTSDEWIRTRTGIEERRIAADDIDTSDMAYFAAEKALADAGVEAKDIDLIVVATVTPDRSFPSVACMLQERLGAVNAAAMDLSAACSGFMYGMVTAAQFIDTGVYKYILVVGADKLSKITDWTDRNTAVLFGDGAGAVVMGPVSPGRGILSFELGADGTGGKHLYKDEYIVMNGREVFKFAVRQMGESSVRVLEKAGLTKEDVDFLIPHQANIRIVEAARQRLELPEEKISTTIRRYGNTSAASIPISLVEELEAGNIRDGDLIVMVGFGGGLTWGAIALRWGR; encoded by the coding sequence ATGGGAGCAGGAATTATCGGGGTCGGCCGCTATGTGCCGGAAAAGGTGTTGACCAACGCCGACTTGGAGAAAATGATGGATACATCAGACGAATGGATTCGGACGCGCACTGGGATTGAGGAACGCCGCATTGCGGCAGATGACATCGATACGTCCGATATGGCGTATTTTGCTGCCGAAAAGGCGCTTGCGGATGCCGGTGTCGAGGCGAAAGACATCGATCTCATTGTCGTTGCTACCGTAACGCCAGACCGTTCCTTTCCATCAGTTGCTTGCATGCTGCAAGAGCGGCTTGGGGCTGTCAACGCCGCGGCAATGGATCTCAGCGCCGCCTGCTCCGGATTTATGTACGGAATGGTCACGGCTGCCCAATTTATTGACACGGGGGTTTACAAGTATATATTAGTAGTGGGGGCCGATAAGCTGTCAAAAATCACCGATTGGACAGACCGCAATACGGCGGTGTTGTTTGGCGATGGAGCCGGTGCGGTTGTCATGGGCCCAGTGTCGCCAGGGCGGGGCATTTTATCATTTGAATTGGGCGCTGACGGAACAGGAGGAAAACATTTATACAAAGACGAATATATCGTGATGAACGGCCGGGAAGTGTTCAAGTTCGCCGTCCGGCAGATGGGAGAGTCAAGTGTGCGGGTGCTTGAAAAAGCGGGGCTGACAAAAGAGGATGTCGATTTTCTCATTCCCCATCAAGCGAACATCCGTATTGTGGAGGCGGCGAGACAGCGGCTCGAGCTGCCGGAGGAAAAAATCTCGACAACGATTCGCCGCTATGGAAACACATCCGCGGCCTCCATTCCGATTTCGCTCGTGGAGGAGCTGGAGGCAGGAAACATTCGCGACGGTGATCTCATCGTCATGGTCGGGTTCGGCGGCGGGCTGACATGGGGCGCGATCGCCTTGCGTTGGGGCCGTTGA
- the fabF gene encoding beta-ketoacyl-ACP synthase II, translating into MEKRRVVVTGIGAVTPLGNDAETTWKNIVAGQSGIDIVTRVNPDDFPAKVAAEVKDFDPSLFMDRREARKMDRFTQYAVAAALMAVKDANLEIGEHNAERVGVWIGSGIGGMETFEQQFEIFQQRGYRRVSPFFVPMMIPDMAAGQVSIILGAKGMNSCTVTACATGANSIGDAFRVIQRGDADVMIAGGTEAPITKMSFAGFCANTALSTNPDPKTASRPFDKNRDGFVMGEGAGIIVLEELEHALRRGAKIYAEIVGYGATADAYHITAPAPGGEGGVRAMRLALQDAGLQPEDIDYINAHGTSTEYNDKYETIAIKEVFGDHAYKLAISSTKSMTGHLLGATGAVEAIFSVLAIRDGVIPPTINYETPDPECDLDYVPNEARRQTVRAVLSNSFGFGGHNATLIFKAYAQ; encoded by the coding sequence ATGGAAAAAAGACGAGTCGTCGTGACCGGAATAGGCGCCGTCACCCCGCTGGGGAATGACGCAGAAACGACGTGGAAAAACATTGTCGCCGGCCAGTCCGGCATCGACATTGTCACCCGCGTCAATCCAGATGATTTTCCAGCGAAAGTGGCGGCAGAAGTGAAAGATTTTGATCCGTCGTTGTTTATGGACCGCCGCGAAGCGCGGAAGATGGACCGGTTTACGCAATACGCCGTGGCGGCGGCGCTCATGGCGGTGAAAGATGCGAATTTGGAAATCGGTGAGCATAACGCCGAGCGGGTCGGTGTTTGGATCGGCTCTGGCATCGGCGGTATGGAGACGTTTGAGCAGCAGTTTGAAATTTTCCAGCAGCGCGGCTATCGCCGGGTGAGCCCGTTTTTCGTGCCGATGATGATTCCGGATATGGCTGCGGGGCAAGTCTCAATCATCCTTGGGGCGAAAGGAATGAATTCATGCACGGTCACCGCTTGCGCGACGGGCGCAAACTCGATCGGCGACGCGTTTCGGGTCATTCAGCGCGGCGATGCGGATGTGATGATCGCGGGGGGAACGGAGGCGCCGATTACGAAAATGTCGTTTGCCGGCTTTTGCGCGAATACGGCCCTTTCGACCAATCCGGATCCGAAAACGGCAAGCCGCCCGTTTGATAAAAACCGTGATGGCTTTGTCATGGGGGAAGGGGCAGGCATTATCGTGCTTGAAGAGCTGGAGCATGCGTTGCGCCGCGGGGCGAAAATTTACGCGGAAATTGTCGGCTACGGCGCGACGGCTGACGCATATCATATCACTGCACCGGCGCCGGGCGGTGAAGGCGGCGTGCGGGCGATGCGACTGGCGCTGCAGGATGCCGGCTTGCAGCCGGAGGACATCGACTACATTAACGCCCACGGCACAAGCACGGAGTACAATGACAAATATGAGACGATCGCCATTAAAGAAGTGTTTGGCGACCATGCCTATAAGCTTGCGATCAGTTCTACAAAATCGATGACCGGTCACCTGCTTGGCGCAACCGGCGCGGTGGAAGCCATTTTCTCTGTGTTGGCGATCCGCGATGGTGTCATTCCACCGACCATCAACTATGAAACGCCGGATCCGGAATGCGACTTGGACTATGTGCCGAACGAAGCCCGCCGGCAGACTGTGCGCGCAGTGTTAAGCAATTCGTTTGGATTTGGCGGCCATAACGCGACATTGATTTTCAAAGCGTATGCGCAATAG
- a CDS encoding DUF2268 domain-containing protein — MGLAPTDRWLEQDEGDPLRVCARLAPFFADAPARAIHRYLCLYGMYRSARQAVRLLPEMKAKGLWERLARLYDEQRVRWKGPDVPVFLLPADDENRKLLREFRGKGGVAFADKLVFFLLPDHRDEEVAALVAHEYNHVCRLKQLPYGGKEATLLDAVIMEGLAEHAVAETVGPEQCADWTSYYTDREIERFWRRYIAPNQDAAVSHPLSSRILYGLGWYPNMGGYAVGYAIVRRCLERGYSLAQLMAMEAKQMVALAGLDSRG; from the coding sequence ATGGGACTGGCTCCAACTGATCGTTGGCTTGAACAAGATGAAGGCGATCCGCTCCGTGTTTGCGCCCGGCTGGCGCCGTTTTTTGCCGATGCACCAGCGCGCGCCATTCATCGTTATTTATGCTTATATGGCATGTATCGAAGCGCCCGGCAGGCCGTTCGCCTTTTGCCGGAGATGAAGGCAAAAGGCCTTTGGGAGCGGCTTGCCCGCTTATATGACGAACAGCGGGTGAGATGGAAAGGGCCTGACGTTCCGGTGTTTTTGCTGCCGGCCGATGATGAAAACCGGAAACTTTTGCGCGAGTTTCGCGGAAAAGGAGGAGTGGCGTTTGCCGATAAGCTCGTTTTCTTTTTGCTGCCCGATCATCGCGACGAGGAGGTCGCGGCATTGGTGGCGCATGAGTACAACCATGTTTGCCGGCTGAAGCAGCTGCCGTATGGCGGCAAAGAGGCGACGCTGTTAGATGCGGTGATTATGGAAGGGCTGGCAGAACATGCGGTCGCTGAAACAGTCGGACCGGAACAATGCGCCGACTGGACGTCGTATTATACTGACAGGGAGATCGAGCGGTTTTGGCGCCGCTACATCGCCCCCAATCAAGATGCCGCTGTTTCGCACCCACTCAGCTCCCGCATTTTATACGGCCTTGGGTGGTATCCGAACATGGGCGGCTATGCAGTCGGTTATGCCATCGTCCGCCGCTGTTTGGAGCGGGGGTATTCATTGGCTCAATTGATGGCGATGGAGGCGAAACAAATGGTTGCTTTAGCCGGTCTGGACAGCCGCGGGTAA
- a CDS encoding YjbA family protein yields the protein MLYLHDIWVNWFEGEENGYNVCHFHEWRKDDQIELLDQVPLLKVSPALFQYIENSLSDLPKPLLDDVYQKAYVRKNHERIQLDYCFVVTDGAGILAVDTIGYHIPIRKSRLIPRQEQLVYEMAAETEERAYPLPKYEKEYHILSPAPELMCGLTRKERQLKQLLFMALDQLHSTKNSAEVRYWYTEWAPEKYADIQKMSFEEAWERLYEETKHGWSARHEQLCENLIKGQPFFEKLWEMEQEPKVN from the coding sequence ATGCTTTACCTGCACGACATTTGGGTGAACTGGTTTGAAGGTGAAGAGAACGGGTACAACGTCTGCCATTTTCACGAATGGCGCAAAGACGACCAAATTGAGTTGCTTGACCAAGTACCGCTGTTAAAAGTGTCCCCGGCTCTATTCCAATATATTGAAAACAGTTTATCCGACCTTCCGAAGCCGCTTTTGGACGATGTGTACCAAAAAGCCTATGTCCGCAAAAACCATGAACGGATTCAGCTCGATTATTGTTTCGTTGTGACCGACGGAGCTGGCATTTTGGCCGTCGATACGATCGGCTATCATATTCCGATCCGCAAAAGCCGCCTCATTCCGCGGCAAGAGCAGCTTGTGTACGAGATGGCCGCCGAGACGGAAGAGCGGGCCTACCCGCTGCCGAAGTACGAAAAAGAGTACCACATTTTGTCGCCGGCGCCGGAGTTGATGTGCGGATTGACACGGAAAGAGCGGCAGTTGAAACAGCTGTTGTTTATGGCGCTTGACCAGCTGCATTCAACGAAAAACAGCGCCGAGGTGCGCTACTGGTATACAGAATGGGCCCCGGAAAAGTACGCAGATATTCAAAAAATGTCGTTTGAGGAAGCGTGGGAACGGCTGTACGAAGAAACGAAACACGGCTGGTCTGCACGGCACGAGCAGCTATGTGAAAACTTAATTAAAGGCCAGCCGTTTTTCGAAAAGCTTTGGGAAATGGAGCAAGAGCCGAAAGTGAATTAA
- the trpS gene encoding tryptophan--tRNA ligase → MKTIFSGIQPSGVITIGNYIGALRQFVELQHEYNCYFCIVDQHAITVPQDPHELRKNIRRLAALYLAVGIDPTKATLFIQSEVPAHAQAAWMLQCIVYIGELERMTQFKDKSAGKEAVSAGLLTYPPLMAADILLYNTDIVPVGEDQKQHIELTRDLAERFNKRYGELFTIPEARIPKVGARIMSLVDPTKKMSKSDPNPKAYITLLDDAKTIEKKIKSAVTDSEGTIRYDKEGKPGISNLLNIYSTLSGQSIEELEQQYEGKGYGVFKADLAQLVIETLRPIQERYHHWMESEELDRVLDEGAEKANRVASEMVRKMEKAMGLGRR, encoded by the coding sequence ATGAAAACCATTTTTTCCGGCATTCAGCCAAGCGGCGTCATCACCATTGGCAACTATATTGGGGCGCTGCGGCAGTTTGTCGAATTGCAGCATGAATACAACTGTTATTTTTGCATCGTTGACCAACACGCCATTACCGTTCCGCAAGACCCTCACGAACTGCGGAAAAACATCCGCCGCCTTGCCGCTTTGTATTTGGCCGTCGGCATCGATCCGACAAAAGCGACGCTGTTCATCCAATCGGAAGTGCCGGCGCATGCCCAAGCGGCGTGGATGCTGCAGTGCATTGTGTATATCGGCGAGCTCGAGCGGATGACGCAGTTTAAAGACAAGTCAGCCGGCAAAGAGGCGGTCAGCGCCGGGCTGCTCACGTACCCGCCGCTGATGGCCGCTGACATTTTGCTTTATAACACCGACATCGTCCCGGTCGGCGAAGACCAAAAGCAGCATATCGAGCTGACGCGCGATCTGGCGGAACGGTTCAACAAACGGTACGGCGAGCTGTTTACGATCCCTGAGGCGCGCATTCCGAAAGTCGGCGCCCGCATCATGTCGCTTGTCGACCCGACGAAAAAAATGAGCAAATCCGATCCGAACCCAAAAGCATACATCACACTGCTTGACGATGCAAAAACGATCGAGAAGAAGATCAAAAGCGCCGTCACCGACTCGGAAGGAACGATCCGCTACGACAAAGAAGGAAAACCGGGCATTTCAAATTTGCTCAATATTTATTCGACGTTATCCGGCCAATCGATCGAGGAGCTCGAACAGCAATACGAAGGAAAAGGATACGGCGTCTTCAAAGCCGACCTGGCCCAATTGGTCATCGAAACGCTCCGGCCGATTCAAGAACGGTATCACCATTGGATGGAAAGCGAGGAGCTTGACCGCGTATTGGATGAAGGAGCGGAAAAAGCGAACCGCGTCGCCTCAGAAATGGTGCGCAAAATGGAGAAAGCGATGGGCCTCGGGCGGCGGTAA
- a CDS encoding DUF3899 domain-containing protein: MKRIAVRTGWMVAAMLAASALIVFWQGAWTAVAFINTTFLLSLVPLSAGGLLFVYERGFFSGFAYGFRRLRRSSTRVERYLEEAAAEHESEEQPGPRRFAITYPLLFAGLLLFLAMIAAGYAVQ; this comes from the coding sequence ATGAAACGGATCGCCGTTCGAACAGGGTGGATGGTGGCCGCTATGCTGGCGGCCAGTGCGCTTATCGTTTTCTGGCAAGGGGCATGGACGGCGGTTGCCTTTATTAACACCACCTTTTTGCTCTCTCTTGTGCCGCTTTCGGCTGGCGGGCTTTTGTTTGTTTATGAACGCGGGTTTTTCAGCGGATTTGCATACGGGTTTCGCCGATTGCGCAGAAGCAGCACGAGGGTGGAGCGGTATCTTGAGGAAGCGGCAGCAGAACATGAATCGGAGGAACAGCCCGGTCCGCGGCGTTTCGCCATCACGTACCCGCTCCTTTTTGCCGGACTCCTTTTGTTTCTCGCGATGATCGCCGCCGGATATGCCGTGCAATAA
- a CDS encoding ISL3 family transposase, with product MYSQFIKELIDLPDVLIQKVRKEGERWIFELSLPEQCPLCPVCLKRTIKMTDKKKQWMHGYAQRIGIFWIELPVERRRCSTCGVTFSTSYPAISPRSVATDAFQRWVAQSCIGTSIQAVARMLKLPYTTVERWFYTHAPSFLSNDVQPKAVCVDEFAFRKGHDYGVAIMDAETGEVYAMEAGKNEEAIGRALAHVSRSVQYVVSDLAPAMKKAIQRVCPEATHVVDYFHVIQLFTDALERCRKYLGKGGKKHGNVRYVCRLLSQCPEKLTEEERQIIREWCNESDYLKSVYQSLQHVRYVFKSKDEQQAKRRLKAWIHRYLFCPCSVVRAIAKSLVKRTDEMISCILSHYSNGKMEGTNNKIKLMKRRGYGYRNIQRFALRVRLETANILS from the coding sequence ATGTACTCTCAGTTTATCAAAGAACTCATCGATTTACCAGATGTTTTGATTCAAAAGGTGCGAAAAGAAGGGGAACGTTGGATTTTCGAACTTTCTCTACCCGAACAATGCCCGTTATGTCCTGTCTGCTTGAAGCGCACGATCAAAATGACAGACAAAAAGAAGCAATGGATGCATGGCTATGCTCAGCGAATCGGAATTTTTTGGATCGAACTTCCTGTCGAGCGCAGACGTTGTAGCACGTGTGGCGTGACGTTCAGCACGTCGTATCCAGCCATCTCTCCTCGAAGTGTGGCGACGGATGCTTTTCAGCGATGGGTCGCGCAATCTTGCATCGGAACATCCATTCAGGCGGTGGCTCGTATGCTCAAGCTTCCTTACACGACCGTTGAACGATGGTTTTATACCCATGCCCCTTCCTTCCTATCGAATGACGTCCAACCAAAGGCGGTTTGTGTCGATGAGTTTGCTTTTCGAAAAGGGCACGACTATGGAGTGGCGATCATGGATGCCGAAACGGGAGAAGTGTATGCCATGGAAGCAGGAAAGAACGAGGAAGCCATTGGGCGTGCATTGGCTCATGTGTCTCGTTCCGTTCAGTATGTCGTGAGTGACTTGGCTCCAGCGATGAAAAAAGCGATTCAACGGGTTTGCCCAGAGGCGACACATGTCGTCGACTATTTCCATGTCATTCAGCTGTTTACCGATGCTTTAGAACGTTGTCGCAAATATTTGGGCAAAGGAGGCAAGAAACACGGAAATGTTCGTTACGTTTGCCGTTTATTGAGCCAATGCCCAGAGAAATTGACGGAGGAAGAACGTCAAATCATACGAGAATGGTGTAATGAAAGCGATTACTTAAAGTCTGTTTACCAATCGCTCCAACATGTTCGCTATGTGTTCAAAAGCAAAGATGAGCAACAGGCGAAACGACGCTTGAAGGCTTGGATTCATCGGTATTTGTTTTGTCCTTGTTCCGTTGTTCGTGCCATCGCAAAATCACTCGTCAAACGAACAGACGAAATGATATCGTGCATTTTATCCCATTATTCGAATGGGAAGATGGAGGGAACGAATAACAAGATCAAGCTGATGAAACGTCGGGGATACGGATACCGAAATATCCAGCGTTTTGCACTGCGGGTTCGGCTGGAAACAGCTAACATACTTTCATGA
- the opp3b gene encoding oligopeptide ABC transporter permease — protein MARYTIQRLVYMVITLFIIATVTFFLMKLLPGSPLQNQEKLTPEQRAIILKEYGLDKPVPVQYVQYLGNLLKGDLGVSFQYDNRPVTELIGDRIGPSAQLGFQAIVLGTLVGLVLGILAAIRHNSWGDYTATVIAVIGISVPSFVLAGFLQYFIGVKLQWLPVAFWEGFKYTIMPTLALSVGVIANTARFMRTEMLEVLSSDYILTARAKGISNAGVIIKHAIRNSLIPVITILGPMAVNLMTGTLVIEKIFAVPGLGEQFVRSIELNDYPVIMGTTLFYSALLIFVIFIVDILYGIVDPRIRLAGGKK, from the coding sequence ATGGCGCGGTATACGATTCAGCGGCTCGTATATATGGTGATTACGCTGTTTATTATTGCGACCGTGACGTTCTTTTTGATGAAGCTGTTGCCCGGTTCGCCGCTGCAAAACCAAGAAAAATTGACCCCAGAGCAGCGAGCCATCATTTTGAAAGAATATGGGCTCGACAAACCAGTGCCTGTCCAATACGTTCAATATTTAGGCAACTTGTTAAAAGGAGATTTGGGTGTTTCGTTCCAGTATGACAACCGGCCGGTAACAGAGTTGATCGGCGACCGGATCGGCCCGTCGGCCCAGCTTGGGTTCCAGGCGATCGTCTTGGGCACGCTCGTCGGTTTAGTGCTCGGCATTTTGGCGGCTATTCGCCATAACAGTTGGGGAGATTATACAGCCACGGTCATTGCAGTCATCGGGATTTCCGTTCCGTCGTTCGTGTTGGCCGGATTTCTGCAGTATTTCATCGGTGTTAAACTGCAATGGCTGCCGGTCGCGTTTTGGGAAGGGTTTAAGTATACGATTATGCCGACGTTGGCGCTGTCTGTCGGCGTCATTGCCAACACCGCCCGCTTTATGCGTACGGAAATGCTTGAGGTGCTGTCATCCGATTATATTTTAACAGCCCGCGCGAAAGGGATTAGCAATGCGGGGGTCATCATCAAGCATGCGATCCGCAACTCGCTCATTCCAGTTATCACAATTCTCGGACCGATGGCGGTCAACTTAATGACGGGAACGCTCGTCATCGAGAAAATTTTTGCCGTTCCCGGTCTCGGCGAGCAGTTTGTCCGTTCGATCGAGCTGAACGACTACCCTGTCATTATGGGCACTACGTTGTTTTATTCGGCGTTATTGATTTTTGTCATTTTTATCGTTGATATTCTCTATGGGATTGTCGACCCACGCATTCGTTTAGCGGGAGGGAAAAAATGA
- the opp3C gene encoding oligopeptide ABC transporter permease translates to MMAKQQYDQLSPEWFQPAPPNVGEQEKISRPSLTFWHDAWLRLRENKAAIAGLTMIIILALLAIFAPMASERSYKEQNLSHAKLPPKVPVLEHISWLNLDGKDANGVDVYKQRGVKEYYWFGTDDLGRDLWVRTWYGTRISLYIGLLAALIDLFIGIAYGGISGYYGGRVDNVMQRIIEILNGIPYLIVVILFILIFEPGIISITLAMVITGWTTMARIVRGQILKLKNMEYVLAARTLGASNSRLIFKHLIPNVMGPIIITTMFTIPTAIFTEAFLSFIGLGIRPPEASLGSLVSEGFKSIQTYPHLIIIPSIVISLLILSFNLVADGLRDALDPKMRK, encoded by the coding sequence ATGATGGCGAAACAACAATACGACCAGCTTTCACCGGAATGGTTTCAGCCCGCCCCGCCGAACGTCGGCGAGCAGGAAAAAATCAGCCGCCCAAGTTTGACGTTTTGGCATGACGCTTGGCTTCGCCTGCGCGAAAACAAAGCGGCGATTGCCGGGCTGACCATGATTATCATTTTAGCGTTATTGGCGATTTTTGCCCCAATGGCAAGTGAACGTTCCTATAAAGAGCAAAACTTAAGCCATGCGAAACTGCCGCCCAAAGTTCCGGTGTTGGAGCATATTAGCTGGCTGAATTTAGACGGGAAGGACGCCAATGGCGTTGATGTATATAAACAGCGCGGCGTGAAAGAGTACTATTGGTTTGGCACCGACGATTTAGGCCGCGACCTGTGGGTGAGAACATGGTATGGCACGCGCATCTCGCTGTACATCGGTTTGTTGGCCGCGTTGATCGATTTGTTCATCGGCATTGCCTATGGCGGCATTTCCGGCTATTATGGCGGCCGGGTCGACAATGTGATGCAGCGGATCATCGAAATTTTAAACGGGATTCCGTATTTGATCGTCGTCATTTTATTTATCTTAATTTTTGAGCCGGGGATTATTTCGATCACGCTGGCGATGGTCATCACCGGCTGGACGACGATGGCGCGCATTGTCCGCGGGCAAATATTGAAGCTAAAAAATATGGAATATGTGCTGGCCGCACGGACGCTCGGGGCGTCTAATTCACGGCTTATTTTTAAACATTTAATCCCGAACGTGATGGGGCCGATCATTATTACGACCATGTTTACGATTCCTACGGCGATTTTTACCGAGGCGTTTTTAAGTTTTATCGGTCTTGGCATCCGTCCGCCGGAAGCGTCGCTCGGTTCGCTCGTCAGCGAGGGATTTAAGTCGATTCAGACATATCCGCATTTGATTATTATCCCATCGATTGTCATCAGCTTGCTCATTTTAAGCTTTAACTTAGTGGCCGACGGGCTGCGCGATGCGCTCGACCCGAAAATGCGCAAATAA
- a CDS encoding ABC transporter ATP-binding protein yields the protein MEKILQVNDLHISFDIHAGEVQAVRGVTFDLYKGETLAIVGESGSGKSVTSKALMRLLPTPPSRIKQGEILFEGKDLTKLSEKDMQSIRGAKISMIFQDPMTSLNPTMTIGKQIMESILKHQKLSKEEARKRAIELLQLVGIKNAELRMKQYPHQFSGGMRQRVVIAIALACNPKILIADEPTTALDVTIQAQILELMKDIQKKLGMSIIFITHDLGVVANMADRVAVMYAGKIVEIGTVDEIFYNPKHPYTWGLLASMPSLDHKDTELYSIPGSPPDLLNPPKGDAFAPRNPYALKIDYELEPPMFQVSDTHYAATWLLHEKAPKVEPPAIVRERMKRFADIVARKGGKPRG from the coding sequence ATGGAGAAAATTTTGCAGGTGAACGATTTGCATATTTCCTTTGACATCCACGCCGGTGAAGTGCAGGCGGTTCGCGGCGTCACGTTCGACTTGTATAAGGGAGAAACGCTGGCGATCGTCGGCGAGTCGGGGTCTGGGAAATCCGTGACATCCAAGGCGTTGATGCGCCTGTTGCCGACGCCGCCGAGCCGAATCAAGCAAGGGGAAATTTTATTTGAAGGAAAAGACTTGACCAAGCTGTCGGAGAAAGACATGCAATCGATCCGCGGGGCGAAAATTTCGATGATTTTCCAAGATCCGATGACGTCGCTCAACCCGACGATGACGATCGGAAAGCAAATTATGGAATCGATTTTAAAACATCAAAAGCTGTCGAAAGAGGAAGCGCGCAAACGGGCGATTGAACTATTGCAGCTGGTCGGCATTAAAAACGCCGAGCTGCGCATGAAGCAATACCCGCACCAATTTTCCGGCGGAATGCGCCAGCGTGTTGTCATCGCCATCGCCTTGGCGTGCAATCCGAAAATTTTGATCGCCGATGAACCGACGACCGCGCTGGATGTGACGATTCAGGCGCAAATTTTGGAGCTCATGAAAGACATTCAGAAAAAGCTCGGCATGTCGATTATTTTCATCACCCATGATTTAGGGGTTGTCGCCAACATGGCCGATCGAGTGGCGGTGATGTATGCCGGGAAAATCGTGGAGATCGGCACGGTGGATGAAATTTTTTACAATCCGAAACATCCGTACACGTGGGGATTGCTCGCCTCGATGCCGAGCCTTGATCATAAAGATACGGAGCTGTATTCGATCCCGGGCTCGCCGCCGGATTTGTTAAATCCGCCAAAAGGCGATGCGTTTGCGCCGCGCAATCCGTATGCGCTCAAAATCGACTATGAGCTCGAGCCGCCGATGTTCCAAGTGTCTGATACGCACTATGCGGCGACATGGCTGTTGCATGAAAAGGCACCGAAAGTGGAACCGCCGGCGATCGTGCGCGAACGGATGAAACGGTTTGCTGACATCGTCGCCCGGAAAGGAGGGAAGCCGCGTGGCTAA
- a CDS encoding ABC transporter ATP-binding protein, with protein sequence MAKQKLLEVKNLKQYFPAGRGEVVKAVDGVTFDIYKGETFGLVGESGCGKSTTGRTIIRLYEATDGEVLFNGVNVHGKKSKKELKELNRKMQMIFQDPYASLNPRMTVADIIAEGIDIHGLAKTKEERMQRVYELLETVGLNREHASRYPHEFSGGQRQRIGIARALAVEPEFIIADEPISALDVSIQAQVVNLLKRLQREKGLTYLFIAHDLSMVKYISDRIGVMYFGKMVELAESEELYRNPIHPYTKALLSAIPLPDPETERTRKRIVYDPAQHGYKDGEELEFREITPGHFVLCSEEEYKQYRAMYA encoded by the coding sequence GTGGCTAAGCAAAAGCTGCTTGAAGTGAAAAACTTAAAACAATACTTCCCGGCCGGCCGCGGCGAGGTCGTCAAAGCGGTCGACGGCGTCACCTTTGACATTTATAAAGGGGAAACGTTCGGCCTTGTCGGCGAGTCGGGCTGCGGCAAGTCGACAACGGGGCGGACGATCATTCGGCTGTATGAGGCGACAGACGGAGAAGTACTGTTTAACGGCGTTAACGTACACGGCAAAAAATCAAAAAAAGAGCTGAAAGAGTTAAACCGAAAAATGCAAATGATTTTCCAAGATCCGTATGCGTCGCTCAATCCGCGGATGACGGTCGCCGACATTATCGCTGAGGGCATTGACATCCACGGATTGGCGAAAACGAAAGAGGAGCGGATGCAGCGCGTCTATGAGCTGCTTGAGACGGTCGGGTTGAACCGCGAGCATGCGAGCCGCTATCCGCATGAGTTTTCCGGCGGGCAACGCCAGCGGATCGGCATCGCCCGGGCGCTCGCCGTCGAACCGGAATTCATCATCGCCGATGAGCCGATCTCGGCGCTGGACGTTTCCATTCAGGCGCAAGTCGTCAACTTGCTGAAGCGCCTGCAGCGTGAAAAAGGGTTGACGTACTTGTTTATTGCCCATGACTTGTCGATGGTCAAATACATCAGCGACCGGATCGGCGTCATGTATTTCGGGAAAATGGTCGAGCTCGCTGAATCGGAAGAGCTGTACCGCAATCCGATCCATCCGTATACAAAGGCATTGCTCTCCGCTATTCCGCTTCCAGATCCGGAAACGGAGCGGACGCGCAAGCGGATCGTCTACGACCCGGCGCAGCACGGCTATAAAGACGGGGAAGAGCTCGAATTTCGCGAAATTACACCGGGTCATTTCGTGCTTTGTTCAGAAGAGGAGTATAAGCAATACCGGGCGATGTATGCCTAA
- the spxA gene encoding transcriptional regulator SpxA: MVKLYTSPSCTSCRKAKAWLEKHDIPYVERNIFSEPLTVEEIKEILRMTETGTDEIISTRSKVFQKLNINLESLPLQDLYELIQKNPGILRRPIIIDEKRLQVGYNEDEIRRFLPRKVRAYQLREAQRLVNG; encoded by the coding sequence ATGGTCAAGCTATACACATCACCGAGTTGCACGTCGTGCCGGAAGGCGAAGGCGTGGCTCGAGAAGCATGATATTCCTTATGTTGAACGCAATATTTTCTCCGAGCCGCTGACGGTCGAGGAGATTAAAGAAATTTTACGGATGACGGAAACGGGGACGGATGAAATCATTTCGACCCGCTCGAAAGTGTTCCAAAAGCTGAACATTAACCTTGAATCTTTACCGCTGCAAGATTTGTACGAGCTTATTCAAAAAAATCCGGGCATTTTGCGCCGGCCGATCATCATCGATGAAAAGCGGCTTCAAGTCGGTTATAACGAAGATGAAATCCGCCGCTTCCTGCCGCGCAAAGTGCGGGCGTATCAGCTCCGCGAAGCGCAGCGGTTAGTGAACGGGTGA